The genomic DNA TGATGTTACACATTTTTTGAATTTGAAGCAAAGGCCAAAGCTTTGGATAAAAATTATGTCGAGAATAATTTGACAATTAATGGCATGTTTAGGCCTCTGGAACTCGAAAACCACCCTTTATGGAGCATATTCTTCATTGTTTAATTTATCTGATAGATCAAAAAATAAATGAATCAATTTAATTGACTTGAAATTGTGTACAATTTGTTAGATCTTCATACATAGGACTGAAAACTAATATCTTTGTACATTTTTATCGACAAATTTTGTTAAAAACTCTAAATCACGTAtcaatgaaaattaaataattgttATCAAGATCTTGCAatgaaattttaagaaaaataaaagtTCACGATCTTTACAAATCAGTGCTTAGAACTCAAAAAATACAGTGTTAGAAGTGATGAAACAAAATAAAAGGATGAAGAAATGGAAAACAACTACTTATAAGAAGATAGTATAAAGATATATAAGGCATGATTCTATAGATCTCGATCTTGAAATATAAAAAACACGTACCTGGAAAAAATATTATCGTCTTGTGATTTCTCCCGGACAAACTTTGTTGAATAGGGACATCCATGAAATCAAACAATGATTGCATAGATCTAGCATTCAAATTTCACAAAAAAAATTGATGCACCATATTTATAATTTAGCGATGGGAACTTATAATTGAGAATTTTACAAggaagaaaaaaatatataagtaAATATAATAAGATAATATTTGTCTTGCATCTCTATTTATAAGAGGCGCACCTTATTTTCAACGCTCTCGCACTTTGTTTTTTACGCCTTTGTTTCAAATAAGGTGTCATCGTGTGCCTGGATTACTTTCGCGTGTGGGATGCTGTGGATATGTCTAAAGGATTGCTTTTGCGTGTGGGGTTTTGTGGATATGTCTCAAGTTGACCATGACATGTCATCATTACTCGTATTCATGGGGTCATGATTCAGTAAATGTCTCGAAACGTATAACGAGTCAAGTTTCAATGATAATTGAATGTGGCCTGGGCCTAGCTTCTGAAGCAATATATATCCTTGGCCCACTTTTTAACAAAATGCTCAAAACGTGTAATGGGTTGGGTTTCATCGATAATTGAATGTGGCCTAGGCGTACATTCCGAAGCCAAATATATTCTTGACCCATGCTTTGATTTCTTTGCAAGTCCAAAGTTACAAGTTCACTTAAAAAACTGGTGTCCAAGATTTATTTATCAAATATATAATTGTATTATTTAGATTTATATTAATTTGATATGTAGGTTTCAGCTTTTCTAGATTATTTTTTATTATCCCTAAATGCATATATCGGACAATAATAGATTTAGTGCGAGAAAAAATTATCAATTTTACAATAATATAAGATTGCAACCATGatagaattatttaattaataaaatttacaATCTATTAATAAATAGAAGTTGCTCACATAATAATTAAACTTATATTAATTATAATGATTTGTTACTAAAATATAAACATTTTCTTACGAGGTGGTTTTACATATTCACGCAAATATCATTTGTGTTATTcgttttaaattataattataattactTTTAAGATAAGTCGTATAAATTTGAATTCGAACATTAGATTACAAAGTGTAAAGAGGCAATCTGGTACACGACACGATATAAATGGATATGGGTTCACCTTTTCGGTACACAAACACAAAAATACACGATAAGATGGAACACGAAATATAAACAAGTACAAATACATGTTTACCCCTGGGTACACGACATGACACGAAAGTACATAAATAAATAactttattaataaaatatttaaatatataggATTTTGGTCCGCAGCCACGAGTGGATGATCCCACCACCAAGCCACCTGCATTGAGCCATTCCAGGGGGTTGTGCTGTAATTTGGTTCGATCCAGAAGAGTTTCGAGTTGGGTGTAATTCGATCCGAGATTAATCAGGTCGATCTGAGCCGAATCGTTTAAATAATCTAGCCTAAACCTCTTCCCGAACTCGATTCATTTAATTTCACGAATTGTGTCGAGCCGACTCATTTAGCTAAATGAGTCGATTTTAACAAGTCGGACGAGCCAGCTCGTTTAATTTTACACTTCATTGATCTTAAACCTTAACCCAAACTCGGCTCGTTTAATTTaacgagtcgagtcgagtcgagGCGACTCGTTTAATTAAACGAGTAGGAACTTCTACCCAAAATTGGCTGGTTTGGTtaaacgagccgagtcgagtCCATTTAAATGAGTTAGAGTTGGGCGAGCTCGCGAGCCGCCAGACTCGATTTAGAGCCCTAGCACTAgtagaaatatgggatcagacatcggttcataaccgatgttaaaaaaaatctgaaccgatgtcttcgcgtgtgatgttaaatatcatcagcctttgacatcggttaacaactgatgtctattacagtgctatacatcggttcTAAGATTAAAAGTGATGTCTTTGtaacaaatttcagcttatattacagtatttctaggtgaatatgagtatactatgaggtatttatccattaaaacatgaaacctacaagctctaaaagccatttattaaaattctttcgaacaaaccgatgtgaaatgcttgatcagacatcggttagattagttgcccgatgtgaaatgtttgatcagacatcggttaaattaGTCCCCCAATAtgaaatgatggataagacatgggtgttcttcacgaaaccgatgttaaatctttttgtttaacatcatccaatttctctaaccgatgttatttgacttaaaatacattgagttttttcagaaccgatgtcaaatgactatttcacattggtttttttagtttttttcgtttaatattattttgtatgatgtcttttgtacattttttacatcgatttacatgtaccattgtgatgttaatgTTCTGTAAATTGCATGCCATCCTGGTGCTATTTACAGCCATCGGGAACCAAAACAATGCAACATCCCAACAAAAAACATTCAAACAGAAACATAAAGCTActcatccaaattacaactctaATACCAAAATATTACTCTTACCATACTATACATacatttcaaataaaatacaagCATTCCATTAGCTAACTCATACTATACTAATTTTTAAGTACTAAAAGCAAAAGCAACTTGCTATGTGCTGTTGTACTAGAACTCACAGCCTCCTTCCTCTTCCACCACCCTTTCTGCAAGTGCTATCAGTGGGGATTGGAGTAACATCCTCTGAAAAAGGCAAATAGAAAGTCAATTATCAACGCCTTACATGGCTATAGCCTACTTATTTCCAAGTTCATAAGCTAATCAGGAAAAAAGAATCACCAATGCGACCAATTTTCATTCCTAAATGAGCAAGTGCACGAAGTACAGACTGAGCTCCAAGAGACTTTGTTTTGTTTCCACCTGTTGCGCGAAACTTGATGTGAAGAGCAGTGATTCCAAGTTCTTGTGGGCAATTTACCAGCTAGCTTATATGAGAAAACATTGCAAAGTCACTATCATCCATTTCATGCAATAAGAGGACTTTCAAGCTAGTCTAGAGCGATAGAAATAACACCAGACCTTGCATCTTGTTGAAACAACCTGTGTTGCAAGCATAGCTGCATATAGTGAAGATTCATCTCTATCTGCTTTAACTTTCATCCTACCTAAAGAATTGAGAAATTAAGATAACATGaataatttatttagttaattagttGTATATCTCATCTTTATGATATTGAAGTATGATCTATGACATTTATTAGGTGTTTCCCGGCTGGCACAAGTGACAAGAcataatttcaatttttatatgaaTCTTTAAATAAGAGTTACAAGGCACTCATATAATAGAGTTTTTCAACATAAGTCATACAAATAAATATATTAGATGCATTGACACTAATAACTTACCTTCTCCTTGactagtgtgtgtgtgtgagagagagacagagagaccATAAGGTCTAGAGAAACATTTGTTAGTGTTAAGATTTAAAATTATTGGAGCTTCCAAAGCTTTCTGAAATGCaaataaaaaatgaaataaaataagaCACATAATTGATGAAACATTAGATGTCACCAGGCAGCTACTAGCAGTACCTGAAATTTTAATTTTACCATAACAGAGCAATGGGGAAGTAAGTCAGACTAGAAGGATGCTTGCATTTTAAACATTTATGGAGGCTTACATAATTAATAAAGAAGAGACTAATAGTTGTTGGCTGTTGAAAAGAAAATTAAGGGACCTTCTCTATTTGAGCCATTACAATCTTGCTATGTAGCTCTCTTTGGCTAAAGTAGACATAAATCCTTGCCAATAATACGTCCAATCACATCACAAGATATTTGACAagttaatttaaattttttaaaattggtCATAGACAACGGTTTGTAAAAATGACCGATGTCAAAGTTAGAAACGTATATTTGACAGTTTTTATTTCCAAACGTAGACAACGGTTAGTATAAGAAATCGATGTCAACATTCTTATTAACATCGCTTTattaaaaaccgatgttaaaattTTTTTTAACATTGGGTGCATTACGTGCCGATGTCTAAACACCGATGTCGTAtgtactatttctagtagtgtagCAGGGGGTTGTCACGATGGATCATTGTTGGGTATTTCCTTGCAGGAGGCGTTTaatcatatttttttaatatataaatttaatatttttatacaCCATTTTATAGATGAATAacttataattaatttaattttgataaaaaaataaccATAATGTTAAATTGttatttttaacaaatttttTATTGTTTATACGAATAACCAATAAtacaaaatatttaaaaattgcaAAATAGTAGTAAAAATTTATTTACTTAGTTGAAATAGTTATACTGTGTTATGAATAGAATGTTGAACTAATTTAAGATACGGATAAGTGTTTTGTGAATGAAAGGGGACtaattatgattattatgaagaAATAATTAATGTTGATAGTGATGAAGATGTGAATAATGATGGTGAACCAAAAAATGATGTTTATATGGGTAATGTGAATAATGATGTTATTAAAGAAGAGGATGTTAAGtttgaagaaaatgatgattttgAATATGATGATGTTGATGTTGACAAAAATGTTGGGAATGAAAGTCACAAGTCTACGAATATATATGATATAGTTCTTTGTGTTGACTTTTGACACATTGGAAGGGGCAGAGGATTGTTTTAGAAATTATGGTGGAAGGGTTGGATTTGAAATTATAATTATGAATACTTATGAGCATTCAAAAACTGATGAACGATCTTCACGTATATTCATTTATCGAAAGTGTGGAAGGTTAAGAGCATTGCAGTTAGAATTTGGTAAGGGGGAATGAATTCGAGAGGTCATTCCATGAAAGAATTGTGAAGCTCGAATGTGTGTTGTTCATAAAGTGAAAATAGACAACTAGCAAGTTAGTTCAATAAACTTGACTCACAATCATGGTATGGTGTCATTACCCTAATGTATCATTGCGGGGAGTAGTTAAGGGCATTTCTGtaatttgttatttattttttatttatctttttataCAAATATTATATTAGTCTCTATTATATTAGtagttttatattaaaaataaaaaattcaaaaatacaGATAATTGAAAATATCTATTActtattatttcaaaaatatttaaataagaataataatttttttacttTATAATAAAAACTTAAGAAAACCCCATCGCAAAGTAGGGATGACAATCGGGTCGGTCGAAACGGGTTTAGCAAATACCAAACCCGAACTTGATTATTTTtaccaaacccgaacccgaacctgGAAAAACCCGAACCCGAATCCATCGAGTTTGTAGATCACTATCAAATTGAACCTTAATTTGCACAAACCCCGGTGAAAAATTACTAGGTTCTGATTTGAGCAAAATGCTCATAAATATGGCGATATTGAAATTTTTAGGGTTGAATTAGAGGGTTCAGATAAGACAATGGATCATACCTCTATGAATAAAATTATTGGTGAAATAATACAACAATCTTGACCTTTGGTATACTTGTATTGAACATGCtgttaaaaatatatttaaatgactttaatgcaatagtttgtaaaaagtataattttttaCTACTAAtattagtaatttattatattatatattatattattacttacaaaatataaaatattatttatatattaacatGGTTTCGGATCGGGTTCGGGTTCGGATTGGAACGAAACGGGTTTCgggttgttaggtcacacacactgtagaggggggtgaatatagtgtataacacaatcaaatcgaattctaataacacaagtaacagaaaacagactttattcaaagcaataaactctgttacagtgtggaactgtcctctctcaatgatgaacaaatatcacgaaagctgttagggttacaatgaataatattctcgataatgataacacttatagtgtaaaccctatgtctgtgcttatatactacacagttacaagataatcgctaattgatatggaatataattctacttcctaaaatatatcaatcagatatcttttcttccaagtattctattcttcatagaattccttcttcatgcatatctcttcttacgtttgtctcgatcttctcttcctttaatcagccgccttccttatctgaacgtttcctttaagtcctgatattatctcctgataaatatctcctgaaccttaagtactgatgacttaaggtctgacttcagtataagtactgattttagttaagtactgatttatcctgtttgagtaagatctgaaaactaaacataaatcacattagtcatgacattatcaaatatatctaacaatctcccccaacttgtaaattagcataatatacaagtttaacagatatttgatgatgtgaaaaacattaagtacaaatgcatgaaaatttgactagataactacaacttacagtccttaaagctttaccaactttaacttctgataacaacttcagtctgtatacatatcagaatttgagcagttgtagatcttgacttggcttcaccttctgatctctctgatgtcaggagttgttctgagatagttctttaacaaacatctctcagcatatctgagttcatcaatcatcctcattttagcatctttaagctctgcagaatcttcaccagtttgaaaaatagcagccctgagatcattaattctagttttccttatgtcctgatccagtctgatcaaatatgtcttatcagactcaagattgaattctacagccttataacccagaaaggtagttataatcttagtagagttaggctttatctcaacaatatcacccttgtgatctctgtactttggaagatatgtgctgttagattttacagaataaagccttttctgtctctgaatttgagtcttcaaatagtttgcagcactttctattattctgtcattcacttgaagtaagaataatacatgttccaattcttcaaaatacttcagtggaatagcattttcccttatatggtaaaccctaccatctgtcatgaagtacaacaagatgtgttctttcaagtaggtatggtaaaccatctttacagattctagttgattcaatctttcaggagttgctccaatacctggttcacttaagaaagttggatcattggttgtgttctgtactcttctttcatcagcactacccaatccagatttatctcttgcttcctttccagtaaccactcttgcttcaaaaccacttgcagcagtcttcaaaggttgagtctgtttggctttggtgaaacctggtaggagtatctttgaatgtttaacatgagcaatgtcagaggtttcctttgatttatcttctgatatcaagtcaacttgagctatgttagaggttacttgcttctttgtaatatcagaattaactatctcttgactctgaacaacttgtgccatgtcagaggttgtcttagaaatcttccttgaagtcagagtaagatcagcatcttcaacagtaatttcttcatccacaggaggtacataaacctttataggttcaccaactttttctttgcccttggaccttggatctatctgaaattgtgatttagccttggttgcttaAGGATTTATCcattcttttatcacaatgcctttggccttaggaagtttctttttaccaatagaagcttcagatttagaattgactttttctgacttaagtctagcttcttcttccatcagactctccaagtccattcctggattctctttcagaaataactgtcttgatatttcttcatcaagatccaaaagttcatcagaacttatccttttactagtgtcagaagtaattctttttccagtatcagaacttgttctatgacttgtagcttcagctcttcttgatgagaaaccactaccttgaccatgacctccacccattccagagtttccctgatcatctttttcatcatccttccccttcagtgtcttaatagttttgcatttggacttaattaccttctccccctttttggcatcagtaggtaagagaagagagacaagcaattccactgaggattggatttcatcgagttgagattgctgagaagcttgatttttcaaaatatcatcaatctgagactgttgcttctcttgggtcttctcaatgtaagcaactctgtcaaaggtaggttggaagaaag from Apium graveolens cultivar Ventura chromosome 5, ASM990537v1, whole genome shotgun sequence includes the following:
- the LOC141659962 gene encoding small ribosomal subunit protein uS11y-like, whose product is MVKLKFQKALEAPIILNLNTNKCFSRPYGLSVSLSHTHTSQGEGRMKVKADRDESSLYAAMLATQVVSTRCKLVNCPQELGITALHIKFRATGGNKTKSLGAQSVLRALAHLGMKIGRIEDVTPIPTDSTCRKGGGRGRRL